Genomic window (Vibrio pomeroyi):
CAGGCAGGATACCTTCAGTATTCATACCGCGATCCATACACTCACGCATCGTTTTCCAGATGTTTGCGAAGTAAGTACGAGACTCTTCGTCTGAGTGGAAAGCCGCTTGGTTTTTCATAACCAGTGTACTGATAGAAAGACCACTTTCTTTACACTGATTAACCAGCTCTTCAGCTGTTGTAAATTCGTAAGGTGCTTTGATTGGGTTTTCTTCTTCTTTGCCGAAGTTCTCTTCGTCAACGATGAAACCGCCACCAATTGAGTAGTAAGTTTTTGAGTATGCTACTTCGTCGTCAACCCAAGCGTGAATGCTCATGCCGTTCTCGTGTAGAGAAAGGTTGCTAGTATGGAAGTTCATACCGCCATCGCGTGGGAACGATACTGTATGACAGTGCATGCCAACAGGAAGGCGTTCAGTTTCTTCTACGCGAGCAATGAAGCCAGCAATAGAATCGATATCAACACGCTCAGGAGTATTGCCAGCAAGACCCATGATGATTGCGATATCTGTGTGGTGACCTTTCCCTGTCAGTGATAGTGATCCATATACGTCCACGGTGATTTTAGTGATGTCGCGCAATTTTCCCATTGAACGTAAGTCATCAATAAATTCTTTACCCGCTTTCATTGGTCCAACTGTGTGTGAGCTCGATGGACCAACACCGATTTTATAGATATCAAATACACTAATCATAGCGATTACCTCAAAAAGAGAGCCTCCCAAGGGGAGTAGGGAGGCTCATTTATTATCATTATATTTTGTGTCTAATCTCGCGATATAAGATGAAAGTCATCTTATAAAAAGTGCTTAAGATTAAAGAGCGCCGTAGATTACAGAACTAATAGCCGCTAGACCACATAAAGCTGTAAAGATTTGTACAGGTGCTGAAGTTTTGTACTTAGCCATTGCTGGTACTTTTTGCATCGCGAATACAGGCATTAGGAACAGGATAGCTGCAATCATTGGAGCACCCATTGTTTCAATCAT
Coding sequences:
- a CDS encoding L-serine ammonia-lyase, translated to MISVFDIYKIGVGPSSSHTVGPMKAGKEFIDDLRSMGKLRDITKITVDVYGSLSLTGKGHHTDIAIIMGLAGNTPERVDIDSIAGFIARVEETERLPVGMHCHTVSFPRDGGMNFHTSNLSLHENGMSIHAWVDDEVAYSKTYYSIGGGFIVDEENFGKEEENPIKAPYEFTTAEELVNQCKESGLSISTLVMKNQAAFHSDEESRTYFANIWKTMRECMDRGMNTEGILPGPLRVPRRAAALRQQLITSEKTTNDPMTVVDWVNMFAFAVNEENAAGGRVVTAPTNGACGIIPAVLAYYDKFIQTVTEKDYTRYFAASGAIGGLYKRNASISGAEVGCQGEVGVACSMAAAGLAELMGGSPEQVCMAAEIGMEHNLGLTCDPVAGQVQVPCIERNGIAAVKAINSARMALRRSSAPTVSLDKVIETMLETGKDMNAKYRETSQGGLAVKVVC